A window of Macrococcus sp. 19Msa1099 genomic DNA:
CGATTGAACGCATTAAAGAGATTGTTCCGATATGGAAAAAAGAAATATGGGAAGACGGAGAACAGTGGATTGGTGGCCAAAGAGGTTACCATCCGAATTATAAGGGGTGATATGATGAAAGTATTATATTTTGCACATATTAAAGCAAAACTGGATCGCACAGAAGATCAGTTTTCGTTTGCTGAGCCTGTTAAAGTAAGTCAGTTTAGAAAGCATTTATATGAAACGTATCCGGTAATACGTGATGAGCAATTTCAAATCGCTGTTAATGAAGAGTTTGTACGCGACGAAGATGTAATTCATAATGATGATGTTGTCGCATTAATTCCACCTGTTAGTGGTGGCTAAATGATCGGTGTTATATTAGCAGGAGGTGCTTCTACACGCTTTGGCAGCAATAAAGCCCTTCACAAAATCGATGGTAAGCCATTTTACGAGCATGTATATGAAGCATTTAAAGAAAGTACCGTATCGTGCATTGTTCTGAGCACGAATAAACAGAGGACTTCATACTTTGAAGAGGAAATTAAAGAGAAGCAACTCGATATGCACGTAGTAACGGATATCGAAGCGGATTGTGGCCCGATGTCAGGCATATACACTGTAATGGAAACGTGTATTTCAGAAAGTTACTTCGTCGTCTCTGTTGATACACCGTTTATAACAACAGAAGCAATAGACTATCTTATTAGTTGTTTTAATACACGAAATGTAAATGCGCTGTGTTATAAGGATGACTTACAAGTACATCGCACAATTGCGATTTATCATCGTTCGTTACTACCTGTTATACAAGAGAGTATGAAACAAAAGCGTTATGCATTAAAACAATTGACGGTTGAGGCACAGTTTGTTCCTGTTTCAGAAGTAAGCGACGAAAGCGAATGGTATGCTAATATTAATACAAAGACTGATTTACAGAACGTAAGGAGGGTGACAAATGAAACAAATAACAGATAAATTAGGGCGCCCGATTAGAGATCTGCGTATTTCTGTAACAGATCGCTGTAACTTCCGTTGTACATATTGCATGCCGAAAGAAATATTTGGTGATGACTATGTTTTTCTGCCGAAAGATGAATTACTGTCCTTTGAAGAGTTGACGCGTATTGCAAAAGTATATGCACAGCTCGGTGTCAAGAAAGTAAGGATTACAGGTGGGGAGCCGCTATTGCGTAGAGATTTACCGGACTTAATACGCGAAATCCAAGCGATAGAAGGTATAGAAGATATCGGTTTAACGACGAATGGTTTGTTGCTGAAAAAGCACGGACAAGCATTATATGATGCTGGATTACGTCGCATAAATGTCAGTTTAGACGCGCTTGATGAAACATTTGAAGCGGTAAATGGACGTGGTATCAGTGCGGATCAAATATTAGAACAAATTGATCACGCTGTATCTATTGGTTTACAAGTTAAAGTGAACATGGTGATACAAAAAGGTATGAATGACCATCAGATGATTCCGATGGTCAAGTATTTCAAAGATAAAAAAATAACATTGCGCTTTATTGAATTTATGGATGTTGGTAATGACAATGGCTGGAATTTTGATAAAGTAATTACGAAACAGGAAATGATAACGCATATTTCAGAGCATTTTAATATTAAGCATGAACCACCGAAATACTTTGGCGAAGTTGCGAAATATTATGTTCATGATAATGGCGCAAAACTCGGATTTATTACAAGCGTGTCAGAATCATTTTGTTCAACGTGTACAAGAACACGCTTAAGTTCAGATGGTAAGATATTTGGTTGTTTATTTGCAACAGATGGTTATGACTTGAAAGAATTTATTAGAAGCGGTGCGACAGATCAGGAGTTGAAGGACAAGCTTATTGCACTATGGTCTGTGCGTCAGGATCGTTATTCTGATGAACGTACTGCCGAAACTGTGAGGCAAAGAAAGAAAAAGAAAATAAATATGAATTATATTGGTGGCTAAAATTATTATTTTAATATAATAATTTTATTAGATATAAACTATGTGTAAGTATATATATATTCATATAACAATTTTAATATAGCATATCATCGAAAAAATCGATGATATGCTATTTTTTACTTTTATTATTCAAAATAAACGTTATAATAGAGTAGTAATAAAATTAGTACTAGGTAATAATATTAACTGACAATCCTTTTCGGTATCGTGGTTTCATTATTATTTTATTTAGAGGTGACTTATGGAAAGAGACAAAAAGTTAATGTTAAGAAAGATGGTTAAGCCTTATGAGAAATCCGCACTACAAATAAGTTTAGTCCAGGTGCTAAATACACTGGTTCCTTATTTAGTACTTGTAGCGATAAGTATGTTAAGTTACAGTGTTTCTCCATGGATATCAGTAGCTGTTAGTATTGTGGCAGCATTCTTCCTAGTTCGAACGTTTATTATATTTCATGACTGTTGTCATGGTTCGTTCTTTAAGAATAAGAAGTGGAACGATGCAATGGGAAATTTTACTGGATTTTTGACGATGTTTCCGTATCAGCAATGGCGCAGAGAACACAATATTCATCATGCAACAAGCGGCAACCTTGATAAGAAGGGGATCGGTGATATATGGATGATGACCATTGATGAATATGAAGCGGCAAGTAAGTGGAAGCAACGTGGTTATCGTATGTATCGTAATCCATTTGTTATGTTTGTTTTAGGGCCGATATATTTATTGTTCGTTACAAACAGAATTAATAGTAAAGGTGCTAAGCAGAAAGAAAAATTAAATACGTATTTTCATAATATTGCAATCTTGGTCGTGTATGGATCTATTATCTGGTACTTTGGATTTGCATTCTTTGCAGCGGTATTTCTACCGATTATGTTTATCGGGTCAATGCTTGGTATATGGATGTTCTATATTCAGCATACATTTGAAGAATCGTACTTCGAAGAGAATTCAGAGTGGGATTATGTTAAAGCTGCAGTTGAAGGGAGTTCGTATTACAAATTACCAAAATTATTGCAGTGGTTAACAGGGAACATTGGGTTCCACCATGTGCATCATTTAAGTCCGAGAATTCCAAATTACTATCTCGAAACTGCACACGAAGAAGTTAAACCACTGCAGTATGCAACGACAATCACATTTAAACAAAGTCTGGAGACAATTAAATATAAACTTTACGATGAGAAAAGAAAGGTATTTATCACATTTAAAGATTATTATCGTAATTATGCAAAGAAAAGAACAATTTAAAAAACAAGAATGGAAACTAATTCCATTCTTGTTTTTATTTGAAGAAAACTTCGATAATGTAATCTAGATTCTCGTCTGTAAGTTGTAGTGTCGTTTCATTTACTTCGCTTAACAACATTTTTGTATTATTTTCTTCAAATACGATAGATTTCTTGAAATATGGTTCAAATACATGGATGAAGCCATTAAGCACAGCTTCCTCAGCATTCATGGTAGAACGTGCTGATGTTGGTGCGACAGTCAATGTGTCAAATTCTAAATGATTTTTAATCATTGCAAGCACCTTTAAATTTTCTGGGGGATTATTATTCGTTATGTGATAAATTGTTTCATGCTGTGCATGTAAGATAGCATGCGCCAGTACCTTAACGACATAATCAACTGGAACTAAGTTCGATGTACAATTATCATCTGCGAATAAGCGAAATGGCTGTTTGCCAATTAATCCTTTACGGTCCATCTTACGTTTAAATACTTTCAAAGCTTTCATAAAGCCATAAAGCGTGAACTTAGAGTCCGCTTCACCAGTCACAGAATCTCCGATAATAATCGCAGGTCGTAAAATTGAATATGTCAATCCGCTTTCAGCGACTGCGTGTTCAGCTTTAATCTTACTCTCTTCATATGGGTTATTTACTGGTGTACCAATTGGATGTAGTATTTCCTTAGCATACTCGTTTGTGCCGACAGTATATGCTGTCGATACGTATAAGAAATGCTTTGTATTTAAATCCTTTGCCAAGTTAAGTGCGTGTAATGTTCCATGATAATTGATATTAAATAGATCGTTGCGCAGTTCTTCATCAAATTTCACTAATGCTGCAAGATGATAAAAGTAATCCATTTCTGGAAGAAGCTTTATAACATCCTTGTCAAGACCACAATTAGGCGAGGTGATATCACCTTGAACAAAGTGGAGGCGACTTTCATTTTCCTTAGTAATTAATTTATTCTTACGTGCTTCATCACGATATAGAATATACAAATGATGATTATTATTCTGTAGCAGCTTATTGATTAGTTGTGCTCCGACAAAACCGGTTGCACCCGTTAAAAATATATTCAAATTGTTCACATCCATAAATTTAATCCTAAATTATATTGTGCAGTAATTTGCAACTAGAGTAAAGAGATATGAAAAAACTTAAGAATAAAGATGTGCCTTCCTGCCATGCAGCATATAATATGCAACCATTCCGATAATTACTAGGATGCTCATGTAACGATACAAGCCATGCAACCCAAGCATCGGGATAAATAGTCCTAATATATAAGGGCCGAATCCAAGCGCAAAGTCTAAAAAGATAAAGTATGTACTCGTTGCAAGACCCATCTTTTCATGATCTGTAACTTTAACTGCTGTTGCTTGTGCAATAGACTGAAAGTTGCCGTATCCAAATCCTAGCAATGCAGCGCTTAATATTAAAGTCCAGGAAGCATGCGTGATACTTAAACACAATAATCCAAGGAAAAAGGAGATGAGTGATGGATACATCACGATATTCGTACCCTTTCTATCCATAAGTTTACCTGTGATTGGACGGGATATCAGTACAACTAGTGCATAAGTAAGGAAGAAGAAACTTCCTGCAGTAATCAAATTGTTCTCTTTTGTGAAAAATGAAATAAAGCTGAGTACACTTGAATATGCTGTACAGCAAATAAGAACAACAATTGAAATAGGGATTGCATTACGATCGATATAATCTGAAACATGGAAGCCTTTCGGCGCATGTGAGTTCATAGATTTTACTTCGTGGTTCACTTTAACTTGAGGCACCATTAATAGTCCGATAACTGCAAGGACTAAACAGAAAATAAAGAGTTGTCTAAAGGAAATAACCTGAAGTAATGATAATCCCAAAAACGGTCCAATAGCAGTTGCCATCACTGTACTCATACTAAAGTAACTGATACCTTCGCCACGGCGCTTTATTGGCGTGATAAATGCAGCAATGGTCCCTGTAGCTGTAGAGGCAATGCCATTGCCCATCCCATTTAAAAAACGTATTGCAAGAAGTAATGGTAAGTTGAACGATGCGAAGTAGAGGGCAGTTGTAATCGTAAATATGAGTACGCCAATTACGAGCACTTTCTTTTGACCTAAAATGTCAATATTTTTCCCAGCCCAGAATCTTCCGAATAAGCTCCCGACAATAAAGATTCCAGATACGAGGCCGGCAGTACTCGTAGAGACATGATACTCGTCAACTGCGTATCCACCGATTGTAACAAGTAATAAAAACATTGATAACATTAATATAAAATTGATCAAAGAAACCATGATAAATGGTTTAGTCCATAATTTTTCTTCCAATATAACAAATCCTTTCTATTCTTCAGTAATTTCAATTGACGAGAGTGCCTCGTTAATAATGAGTAATGTGTCAGAATCGATATTCTTTAAATAATTGGTTTGAACAGTCTCTATCATTATCATGACCTCTTCATAAGTTGTGTGTCCTTTAGCGGTAGGGGTAAGTAATCTGGACCTCTTATCTTGTCCAACTGTACTCTCAATAAATTCGTATTGAATAAGAAACTGAATTATTTTTGTTGCTGTGGGCTTTTCTATATTACGTAGCTTAGCGATTTCTACTAGTGTCGTAGATTGTTTGAGCACAATAATTTTTAGGACAAGCCATTGAGCGGAGGACAGACCGAACTGAATTAACGATTTGTTCATATGATCAACATATGCTTTCCTTAGAGCAAGGATGTGATCAAATAATTGCATTTGCTGTAGTGCTCTTGTCATAGGAAGTCACCACCTCTTTTATATAGTTAGCCTAACTAACTATATAAGTATAAAAGAATACAGAGCTTTTGTAAATAAAAAAAGATGGCATAGAAGCCATCTTTTTTTTATAGAAATTGTGTATTTACAAATTTTGCTGTTACATACTCTTTAATACCGAGATGAGAATTCTCTCGACCAAATCCTGAATGTTTTACACCACCGAATGGCGTTTCTGGATTTGAGATTGCAACTTCATTAATTCCGACCATACCATATTCTAGAGTTCTAGAAATTTGCTGAATAATAGAACTATCACTTGCATATGCATAGCTTGCAAGACCATACTCTGTATCATTAGCCATAGCGAGAGCCTCTTCGATCGTATCGAATGTAATGATAGGAATTACAGGTCCAAAAGTCTCTTCATAGAAAATATCCATTGTTTTATTAACATGATCTAATATAGTAGGTTGTATAAAGAAACCGTTTGAATACTCACCCTCAGTAAGTCTATGACCACCTGTGACAAGTGTTGCCCCTTTATCTGTAGCATTCACGATCTGCTGCTTGATTTTATCAATAGCATCTTCACGAATTAATGGCCCGATATCACTTTCCTCATTTAAGCCATTGCCAACTTTAAGTGCTTCCACTTCAGGAACAAGCTTATCCATAAATTTATCTTTAATAGAACTATGAACAAATATTCGGTTAGGTGCAATACAAACTTGTCCATTATTACGGAATTTTGCAGCTATTAGACCTTTTACAGCTGCCTCGATATCAGCATCTTCATGAACGATAAATGGAGCATGGCCTCCAAGCTCAAGAGACATTTTCTTTAAAGTCTGGCCTGACTGCTCGTATAATGCTTTACCAATAGGTGTAGAACCGGTAAAAGTAATCTTATTTACTTTATCAGAATCAGTAAATGCCTGACCGATTTCTTTAGAACTGCCCATAACAATATTTGCTACACCTTTAGGAAGCTCTGCTTGTTCGAATAATTCAAATATCGCGAGCGCTGATAAAGGAGTATCTCCTGAAGGTTTAAGAACAATTGTATTTCCTGCTGCAAGTGCTGGTGCAATTTTACGTGTAATCATACCAGATGGGAAATTCCATGGTGTAATCGCCGCAACGACTCCAATTGGTTCATAAATAATTTCATATTTATGATTGTTTGGTGCAGGGATAAGCTCACCGTAGAGACGACGTGACTCTTCGGCATTCCATCTAAAGCTTTCAGCTCCTGAAAGTACTTCTAATTTAGATTCTTTCAAAGGTTTTCCTTGTTCTAACGTCATAATTTCAGCAAGACGATCTACATTTTCTTCTAATAAGTCAGCAATTTTATGCAGATAAGTAACACGTTCTTTAAGTTCAAGTGCTTTCCAGCCAGAGAAAGCTTCATGAGCTGTTTGAATCGCTTCTTCTACTTGTGCTTCGTTAGCTTGTGCGATTTGTGCGATTGTTTCACCAGTTGCCGGATTTATGACATCTTTCTTGTCCTGGGTTGTTACCCATTCTCCATTTATATATAAATCTGTGTGTAATTCATTGATTACATTCGTCATAATATACCTTCTTTCAATAGATTGGTTATATCTATATTTACCCTTTTTATGGATGATTAAACAAATCATATGCTTACTGTAGGAAATCTAGTATAGTAATTTATATTAAACATTGGAGGAAGTATATGAAGAAAGATAATAAGCTCATACTCATATTAACATTAGGATTACTAGCAGCTTTTGGACCATTATCATTAGATATGTATTTGCCTGCTTTACCACGTGTAGCAGATGATCTTAGCACAAGCGCTTCCTATGCTCAGCTCAGTCTGACTGCATGTATGATAGGTTTAGCAGTAGGTCAGATTATAGTAGGACCCATCAGTGATGTTACAGGGAGAAAGAAACCGTTGTTTATCGCACTTATTGGATATGCTTTATTTTCTTACTTTGCTGCGCGTGCAGCTACGATAGAATGGCTTATTTTCTTTAGATTTATTCAAGGATTTTGTGGTGGTGCAGGAGCTGTACTGTCACGAGCGATATCAAGTGATCTATATAAAGGGAAAGATTTAACGAAGTTTTTAGCAGTGCTGATGCTTGTTAATGGACTTGCACCTGTTCTTGCTCCCGTACTTGGCGGCGTTATATTGAGCATATCTACATGGCATACTGTTTTTTATATTTTAGCAATTTATGGTGTATTGATGGTACTCTTAGCACTTACTTTAGAGGAGAGCTTACCGAAATATAACAGAAATGAAGGCGCATTGAAATCAATTTGGAAAGACTTTAAATTATTGCTGACAAATAAAGCATTTGTGACGATGTTGATGCTCCAATCACTAACATATGGTGTATTGTTCAGCTATATTTCTGGGTCTCCATTTATTACCCAGAAAATATATGATATGAATGCACAGCAATTTAGTTATCTATTTGCATTGAATGGCATAGGCTTAATTGTATTCAGTCAGTTAACCGCTAAACTTGTAAATAAAATGGATGAACTGAAGATATTGAAGCTAGGACAAAATATTCAGTTCGTTGGCATGATACTTACAGTAATAGTGTTGGTGCTCCATCTTCCGGTATGGATGCTATGTGCTGCATTCTTCCTGATGATTACTCCGGTTAGTATGATAGGAACGACTGGATTTTCTATCGCAATGCAAGTACAGAATCAGGGTGCTGGCAGTGCATCGGCAATATTGGGACTAATGCAGTTCTTAATTGGTGGTATACTATCACCCCTAGTTGGTGTGATGGGGGAAAGTTCGATTATTCCATTTATCGTTATCATTATTACATGTACCGTTCTTGCGCAAAGTATTAGAGCTATTTGGGTGAAAAATATTGAAATTTAATGCAATATACGACAAATAAAAGAAACTTCTTTTTATTATACTTAGAGCTGCCTCGTTATAAATCTCCCTTTTCAAAAGAATATCATGAAAAAGATGCATCTCATCATACTTGAGATGCATCTTTTAGATACGGATTATAATGCTTTCTTATTTAAGTTGACAGTGTCCTATTACTCATCTCATAAATTTCTAAAGAGATGTGGCTTGTAATAATACAACAGTAACAATAATCCAGTAATAATGGATACAGTACTTACTAAAACAATCCACCACATATTTTCCTGGAAGAATAGACGTTGTTCATACTTCTTGTTATCCTCAGCTTTAACAGTTGGAGCATGGTATTCATTTGAGACAAATGCACGTTTGTAGTGATAAGAAAGTTTGCCATCCTTAAACTGGAATGATCCTTTTATATCGTTCTTAACAATGTCATATAAGTCTGAGTGCACATATAATTCTTGACCGTTAATTGTATGTACGCCTTTAGCGAGTACTTTCTTATATGCATATTCATTATATACTTTGTCCATTATTGCATTGGCCATAATATTTCTATTAAATTCTGCTGGTGGGTCGTACCAGCTTTCGACACCCATCATCAC
This region includes:
- a CDS encoding MoaD/ThiS family protein — translated: MKVLYFAHIKAKLDRTEDQFSFAEPVKVSQFRKHLYETYPVIRDEQFQIAVNEEFVRDEDVIHNDDVVALIPPVSGG
- the mobA gene encoding molybdenum cofactor guanylyltransferase MobA, coding for MIGVILAGGASTRFGSNKALHKIDGKPFYEHVYEAFKESTVSCIVLSTNKQRTSYFEEEIKEKQLDMHVVTDIEADCGPMSGIYTVMETCISESYFVVSVDTPFITTEAIDYLISCFNTRNVNALCYKDDLQVHRTIAIYHRSLLPVIQESMKQKRYALKQLTVEAQFVPVSEVSDESEWYANINTKTDLQNVRRVTNETNNR
- the moaA gene encoding GTP 3',8-cyclase MoaA; amino-acid sequence: MKQITDKLGRPIRDLRISVTDRCNFRCTYCMPKEIFGDDYVFLPKDELLSFEELTRIAKVYAQLGVKKVRITGGEPLLRRDLPDLIREIQAIEGIEDIGLTTNGLLLKKHGQALYDAGLRRINVSLDALDETFEAVNGRGISADQILEQIDHAVSIGLQVKVNMVIQKGMNDHQMIPMVKYFKDKKITLRFIEFMDVGNDNGWNFDKVITKQEMITHISEHFNIKHEPPKYFGEVAKYYVHDNGAKLGFITSVSESFCSTCTRTRLSSDGKIFGCLFATDGYDLKEFIRSGATDQELKDKLIALWSVRQDRYSDERTAETVRQRKKKKINMNYIGG
- a CDS encoding fatty acid desaturase, giving the protein MERDKKLMLRKMVKPYEKSALQISLVQVLNTLVPYLVLVAISMLSYSVSPWISVAVSIVAAFFLVRTFIIFHDCCHGSFFKNKKWNDAMGNFTGFLTMFPYQQWRREHNIHHATSGNLDKKGIGDIWMMTIDEYEAASKWKQRGYRMYRNPFVMFVLGPIYLLFVTNRINSKGAKQKEKLNTYFHNIAILVVYGSIIWYFGFAFFAAVFLPIMFIGSMLGIWMFYIQHTFEESYFEENSEWDYVKAAVEGSSYYKLPKLLQWLTGNIGFHHVHHLSPRIPNYYLETAHEEVKPLQYATTITFKQSLETIKYKLYDEKRKVFITFKDYYRNYAKKRTI
- a CDS encoding SDR family oxidoreductase yields the protein MDVNNLNIFLTGATGFVGAQLINKLLQNNNHHLYILYRDEARKNKLITKENESRLHFVQGDITSPNCGLDKDVIKLLPEMDYFYHLAALVKFDEELRNDLFNINYHGTLHALNLAKDLNTKHFLYVSTAYTVGTNEYAKEILHPIGTPVNNPYEESKIKAEHAVAESGLTYSILRPAIIIGDSVTGEADSKFTLYGFMKALKVFKRKMDRKGLIGKQPFRLFADDNCTSNLVPVDYVVKVLAHAILHAQHETIYHITNNNPPENLKVLAMIKNHLEFDTLTVAPTSARSTMNAEEAVLNGFIHVFEPYFKKSIVFEENNTKMLLSEVNETTLQLTDENLDYIIEVFFK
- a CDS encoding MFS transporter, giving the protein MEEKLWTKPFIMVSLINFILMLSMFLLLVTIGGYAVDEYHVSTSTAGLVSGIFIVGSLFGRFWAGKNIDILGQKKVLVIGVLIFTITTALYFASFNLPLLLAIRFLNGMGNGIASTATGTIAAFITPIKRRGEGISYFSMSTVMATAIGPFLGLSLLQVISFRQLFIFCLVLAVIGLLMVPQVKVNHEVKSMNSHAPKGFHVSDYIDRNAIPISIVVLICCTAYSSVLSFISFFTKENNLITAGSFFFLTYALVVLISRPITGKLMDRKGTNIVMYPSLISFFLGLLCLSITHASWTLILSAALLGFGYGNFQSIAQATAVKVTDHEKMGLATSTYFIFLDFALGFGPYILGLFIPMLGLHGLYRYMSILVIIGMVAYYMLHGRKAHLYS
- a CDS encoding MarR family transcriptional regulator; this translates as MTRALQQMQLFDHILALRKAYVDHMNKSLIQFGLSSAQWLVLKIIVLKQSTTLVEIAKLRNIEKPTATKIIQFLIQYEFIESTVGQDKRSRLLTPTAKGHTTYEEVMIMIETVQTNYLKNIDSDTLLIINEALSSIEITEE
- a CDS encoding NAD-dependent succinate-semialdehyde dehydrogenase, which produces MTNVINELHTDLYINGEWVTTQDKKDVINPATGETIAQIAQANEAQVEEAIQTAHEAFSGWKALELKERVTYLHKIADLLEENVDRLAEIMTLEQGKPLKESKLEVLSGAESFRWNAEESRRLYGELIPAPNNHKYEIIYEPIGVVAAITPWNFPSGMITRKIAPALAAGNTIVLKPSGDTPLSALAIFELFEQAELPKGVANIVMGSSKEIGQAFTDSDKVNKITFTGSTPIGKALYEQSGQTLKKMSLELGGHAPFIVHEDADIEAAVKGLIAAKFRNNGQVCIAPNRIFVHSSIKDKFMDKLVPEVEALKVGNGLNEESDIGPLIREDAIDKIKQQIVNATDKGATLVTGGHRLTEGEYSNGFFIQPTILDHVNKTMDIFYEETFGPVIPIITFDTIEEALAMANDTEYGLASYAYASDSSIIQQISRTLEYGMVGINEVAISNPETPFGGVKHSGFGRENSHLGIKEYVTAKFVNTQFL
- a CDS encoding multidrug effflux MFS transporter gives rise to the protein MKKDNKLILILTLGLLAAFGPLSLDMYLPALPRVADDLSTSASYAQLSLTACMIGLAVGQIIVGPISDVTGRKKPLFIALIGYALFSYFAARAATIEWLIFFRFIQGFCGGAGAVLSRAISSDLYKGKDLTKFLAVLMLVNGLAPVLAPVLGGVILSISTWHTVFYILAIYGVLMVLLALTLEESLPKYNRNEGALKSIWKDFKLLLTNKAFVTMLMLQSLTYGVLFSYISGSPFITQKIYDMNAQQFSYLFALNGIGLIVFSQLTAKLVNKMDELKILKLGQNIQFVGMILTVIVLVLHLPVWMLCAAFFLMITPVSMIGTTGFSIAMQVQNQGAGSASAILGLMQFLIGGILSPLVGVMGESSIIPFIVIIITCTVLAQSIRAIWVKNIEI